The proteins below are encoded in one region of Bacteroidales bacterium:
- a CDS encoding ROK family protein: MKEVVAGIDIGGTNTVIGLVDRSGNVLAQKAIKTTDYPEIKDFVSALVSNIHKLMEKIPGLKLAGIGIGAPDANYNSGTIEQATNLVWKGIVPLVKYVKEVTDVPVAITNDAKAAAMGEMIFGGAKGMKNFIVLTLGTGLGSGIVVNGEVVSGHSGFAGEIGQTIVVPGGRDCGCGRQGCLETYASASGLVRTALNMLCEMNEESSLREIPPSQLTSKIIAEAALKNDPIALEAMDYTAEMLGFGIANTIVFTSPEAIFLFGGLAQAGEALFGPVREYTEKNVMPIFKGTYKILPSGIPESNAAVLGAAALAWDELK; this comes from the coding sequence ATGAAGGAAGTTGTAGCAGGCATTGATATTGGAGGAACCAATACTGTTATAGGACTGGTTGACAGATCAGGCAATGTATTGGCTCAAAAAGCTATTAAAACTACCGATTATCCTGAAATCAAAGATTTTGTTTCTGCTTTGGTATCAAACATTCATAAACTTATGGAAAAGATACCCGGACTGAAACTTGCAGGAATAGGAATCGGGGCTCCGGATGCTAACTATAACAGTGGTACTATAGAGCAGGCAACAAACCTTGTATGGAAAGGTATCGTTCCCCTTGTTAAGTATGTAAAGGAAGTAACTGATGTTCCGGTTGCTATTACAAATGATGCCAAGGCAGCCGCAATGGGTGAAATGATTTTTGGCGGAGCAAAAGGAATGAAGAACTTCATTGTTCTTACGCTTGGGACAGGACTGGGTAGCGGCATTGTAGTAAACGGAGAAGTTGTTTCGGGACATTCAGGATTTGCCGGAGAGATCGGTCAGACAATAGTTGTACCGGGAGGGAGAGACTGTGGTTGCGGACGCCAGGGTTGCCTTGAGACGTATGCATCGGCATCGGGACTCGTACGAACTGCGCTGAATATGTTGTGCGAGATGAACGAAGAGAGCAGCCTGAGAGAGATTCCTCCATCACAACTTACATCAAAAATAATCGCTGAAGCCGCGCTGAAAAATGATCCGATTGCTCTTGAAGCAATGGACTACACTGCTGAGATGCTGGGATTCGGGATAGCAAACACTATCGTTTTCACTAGTCCGGAAGCCATATTCCTTTTTGGAGGTCTTGCTCAGGCAGGAGAGGCTCTTTTTGGTCCGGTAAGAGAGTATACAGAGAAGAATGTAATGCCAATATTCAAAGGCACTTATAAGATATTACCATCAGGGATCCCGGAAAGCAATGCAGCGGTTTTAGGAGCAGCAGCGCTTGCCTGGGACGAGCTTAAGTAG
- a CDS encoding PIG-L family deacetylase has protein sequence MSREFNKVVLSFHAHPDDAEAWNAGVLKLLKDKGYKIVIATMTSGDLGGCNMTMEETARVRIEEAKKAARVLDAEYYMLGGTDGFLFDTKELRLKAISLMRQVKAGIVFTHLPTDYHSDHRTTANIVETAAMVSSLDTVPVKEKSLEVTPLLYHSSPLTLSDPLGSQIVPPHFFVDVTTAIETKKKMLECHISQIELMRHMHKMNDFFGFVLEGNRNYGKMAGVEYAEVYWQHLGGGFQKEPQVQNDLSEFLINKMK, from the coding sequence ATGAGCAGAGAATTTAACAAGGTAGTATTATCATTTCATGCACATCCCGATGATGCCGAAGCATGGAATGCCGGAGTTTTGAAACTTCTAAAGGATAAAGGCTATAAAATAGTTATTGCCACAATGACTTCAGGAGATCTCGGTGGATGTAATATGACTATGGAGGAGACTGCAAGGGTCCGTATTGAGGAGGCGAAAAAAGCCGCCAGGGTACTCGACGCGGAATATTATATGCTTGGAGGTACAGATGGTTTTTTGTTCGACACAAAAGAACTGAGACTTAAGGCAATTTCTCTGATGAGGCAGGTAAAGGCCGGCATAGTTTTTACTCATTTACCGACAGACTATCATTCAGATCACCGTACAACAGCAAATATTGTTGAGACAGCAGCAATGGTATCTTCGCTCGATACGGTTCCGGTTAAGGAGAAATCGCTTGAGGTAACTCCTCTTCTTTATCACTCTTCACCACTCACCCTTTCCGATCCGCTTGGCTCACAGATAGTTCCTCCGCATTTCTTTGTTGACGTTACAACTGCAATTGAGACCAAGAAAAAGATGCTTGAGTGTCATATTTCCCAGATTGAGCTGATGAGGCATATGCATAAGATGAATGATTTCTTTGGTTTTGTTCTTGAAGGAAACCGTAACTACGGGAAAATGGCAGGGGTGGAATATGCGGAAGTATACTGGCAGCATCTTGGAGGAGGGTTCCAGAAAGAGCCGCAGGTTCAGAATGATCTTTCAGAATTTCTTATTAATAAAATGAAGTAG